The sequence TCAGCGGTGCTCCTCTTCAACAACGATACGGTAATTAGCTTTCCCCTGTAGCACCATTTCTGCAGGCAATAAATGTTGAAGGTGCTccatttaaattatataatctGCAATTGTCCTCATTTCTACCCCGAGGGTGACCTTTTCCTGAACCTAAATAAGTAGCTTTTGCTGCTAAACCTCACCAAACTGCGAAAGTTCAGCACTTTACAAGTATCATATGGTCAACTACATATCATGTTTTAGAAAgctttcttttaaattattacTAACTTGAAGACAGAGTAAATGTCTTCAAGTTAGATGGAGTAAATAGGGAATAATATCAAGTTTTCTGCCATTGAAAAAAGGAAACTGAGTTTTATGAATGTGTTGTAAAAAATTATTCTTTAATTGACTGccaataaaatcattttaaatattttaatttgcaaaACCAAGATTTTGGCTCCTCTCTCTAGCGGTGTCACTTTTATTACCTCTTGACTGATTACACATTTTCACGCTACTTCACCACAAACCTCGTTTCAGATCAAGCACATTTCATAGGTCGACACCTTCAAAGTACATCCTGTCAAGCTGATGAAATGATTATGAAGCAGCATGAAAGTGACGTTTGGCAGATAGACTGTACAGTATTCGTCTGtatcactccagacttcctgtaTTACTTTCCTTTGATAAAACATGAAACGCAGCCTCTGCTCACACTTCTCATTCTGTGACAAGTGTTTTAGCTTGTGAGCTGAAACATAAGTTAACTGAATCTATCAAGAAAGAAGTTTGTTGGATTGATGGATTGTAGCATAGTCAGCCAAGGCAACAGAACATTTAGGATCTTTGTTGACTAAACTCTATTGTACAGTAAAACCGACTCAGCTTAGGTTGCTGTTTATGATTTTAGTAGATTACATTTGCAATATGATGAGACTCTTGGATTATTTCATGTAACATCTCCATACAAAGGATGAAGgcagtgatttttaaaaaaaaatttgattaatttataTTGATTTTCCCAAAACCCATCCTGTGTtagtgttctctctctctctctctctctctctctctctctctctctctctctctctctctctctctctctctctctctctctctctctctctctctctctctctctctctctctttctctctctctctctctccctctctcgctctctctctctctctctctctttctctctctctctctccctctctcgctctctctctctctctctctctctttctctctctctctctctctctcgctctctctctctctctcgtctttcGTCTCTGAGAGTATGGGTGCATGTCAAGTGATTGTTCAATTGAAATATTGATGTGGAGTATCAAAGCGTGGCATAGCACTCCTGTGTTTCCAGAACTAACCACGAAGCGCTTTGATCAGGTACTCCTGTGATCTGACTTCTGAAGTTGTTAAGAGAGCtggaaaacaaaatgcaaacaaacttCAAGTGCTCTTGGTATTGATAAAAGTTTTCTTTGACAAGTGGAGATGTGTGCTCTCTGCCTGTGTCTGCCCAAGACTGGAGATTTTGGGGTTTTCTAACATGCTAATGGACAAGAGATGAGGGAATTGTGATTTTCTACTCCTCACACACCACAGCAACGTACACTGTATATAGCACCGGTGTGGGAATCATCACTCCATGCCTTTGTGATATCAAGGAATAATGGTAAAATACTCCAAGTCTGTGAATTatgcttgtttttcatttttccaattATGTTCTGCAAGATCTATCATTTATTTGCTGACAAGGAAACTAAAATTTTGAATGAAACATATTTTAGCAGTTATTGCCCGACAATAACTGAAGCAAGACAGCTATTAAATGACAGTTAAATTATAAAATCTGAGACATATATAAAGGAATTCATCACAGATTAAATGGATAAGACAGGATAAGATAGCATGATAATTCATTccacgcggggggggggggggattcctTGGCAGCATAGAACACAAGtcaatatacaaaaataaacagtaataaTTATATGAAAAGATAAATGTGAACTCTTCTGATACTTAAAAGATCATTCTGACATGAAGTTAGAGACCAGATTAGCAgactttcattttgaaatggcACATAAAAATTGTGCTCCTCAATGTATCCTCGCCGCAGCTTTCCCTGATGGAAGAAGGCATGCATCTGCACGGATGGAGATGACTGGAGTTTGAACATCACACCATGATTGAGGGGATTTTTGCGTATTTCCAAGTGCCCTTCCAAGCAAGGCACATCATAAGCTGCAAACATGAGTCATTTCAGTATTTGTGTGAATATCGATTTGTTTGTCGATGGGCCCTCTCCACATCCCCCTCTCAAATACTCACAGACTGGCATAAACATTTCCTTAGGAACCAGGGGGATTGATTGGGGGAATCTAATTGGTGCGCTGTAAAGTCCAGCTGTTGGCGACGCTCCTCATCCTAAAGCAACTGTGTGTCATGGTTATTATGGCCCAGATTGTCCTGCATGGATAGCTGAATGGTTTAAGAGTGAAGCCCTACAGTTAGCAGCAGGCTTTTACATGCTGTCTGTCTCAGCCATTAGGCCACATTTGTCAAATGAGGGCCATTGAGTCAATACAGTGCTGTAAAATTGGCTTTTTGACATGGCCACCAGTACAAAGGCTGCTCCTCCATTGCTGCCCCTTTTGAGTGCAGATGGTCAAGACAGCTGGGACAATTTAGTGATCTGAGACTTTTaaactgccccccaccccacccccacccccccaggcaTGATAATAACAGCTTGAACAGCCCTCTTCCATATTTTGTGCTCTATGaggaacaaaagcaaaaaaacaaaacaaaaaaaatcatacatgaTTTGGAAATTTTCAGGATATTTACCATCACAAAAAGCTGGTTGAGTTTTAGCGCCTGTTATATCGGCGTTGATATCCCTGCTGTTTGTTGCTTATGACAGGTTTGAAGTTAAATTTGTTGGTAGGAACCCATTCAGAGCAGTCGGCAGTGAATGACAGAGCGGGCCTGATTACCAGCAATCTCACCAGCTGTTTAATGAACACAGGGACCTCTTTCTCTGGAAATGAGTTTTCCCTTGAAAACTGTGGAAGCCATATCCAGGTCTATTTAAATGAGGTAACATGGGGAAGGTAAGCACCACCACATGAGCATTGTTTTCACAGTTCAAAGTGAGGAGAGGGTACTTTGCACTTCAAAGCCACTCATCTGGGAGGCAGTacagtgggggtggggtggcgtGGGGGAGAGGGGACAGGAAATAAGAATCAGGGTAATTAACAAGTTCTGCTCTGTAATAAACCAGAGACGTAGTATACCTCAAGATGCGCTCTTATTTTCACATCCTCTGCGCTCCTTTTCTTTActactgttttatttaatccTAAATGATCACAATTTAAAATTACACTATTTGTCTCACTGCTTTTAGAATTATATCTTATTTTTTAGCATGTGGGATGTTTATCACAACACCATctacttattttatttagttcttTTTATAACTGCATCGATCTGCCGGGTTTTTCTTTTATCCTTTGgggatttttgtattttgaggtAGATGATAATCAACCAGGTTTTATATCATGTCAGCATTATTTATTGAGCAATATTAACATTGAAATTATTCTtaaaccaaattaaaaatgaaatcaggaTCTGCACCTGCAGCTGCCATCTGTGTGTCATTAGAAGCCTGGGGATATTTCTCCATTTTGGTATCGTAACCTAAACTGTGAGCTTTACTTTTACACCTATAATTTAGtataacaaaatataaaaatgttttctattaTTTCCATATATCACAATGTAAATGGGATATTAGAAATGGAATTGTTTAAATACTTTGGAAGGTTTAGAAATTTCGAATCTTAGCTGGCTCCTCCTTGGGGTGTTTATTTAAGGATCACAGTGTGTGAAACAATGGGAAGAATGTAAGTGAGGAACTAGGTATTTACATGAGAAACAGGTTCCCAGCCTGGATTTAAACTCTTAACATTGTAATGGTGAACAGATTTACAGAATGAGATTAAGCCCCAATCTGCATTTAATAGAGCAGATCTGAAGTGGCCTCTACTTGAACTCTGAAATGTGAGAATGTCACACAGGGTAGTCTATTTGGCATGTCACCTACTGGTGAGAACTCTGAGGCTTTGATTGAGCTTTATCAATTAGCTTTGTCAGGGAAATATTTTGATTGGTTTCATGAAGGGCGAGAAGGCtgtagagctgctgctgcagcttcatgAAATAACCACAGAAAAGTGttgaaaaaatgaattaaattttacaTCGAGTGCTGTATGTATTCATCTCTGcacaaaaatgtttcatgttcatCATCTGCAGGATCAAAATTatcaatattaaataaatgGAGCTATGAAACTGAATTCAGTAGTGAATATCTTAATCACTTCTTTAACatctttaacaaaaaataaaattatatttaatccaACTTTGTTACATAAAATGATGCCCAAATGTGTGATGCCGCAGAAATATTAACTTTTCAGATTTCCTTGAAGTGAGACTCAGTTATTCTTGgaaatcatgtttttgtctGCATATTTGTTGACTAGAAACAAAAAGTTTGTCCATCTTTTCCTTTCACAGAGCATCCCTCATTGCtgccaaaaataaaaacccatgTATTCACTTTATTTACTTATATTCCCACCGTGGCGGTGAAGCAGTATGCAAATGCTCCCAGAGTGAAACACATTTTGATAAGAtggctttttattttaacagacTAAGCATTTTGTTCTTTGATGGGATGCAGACCTAAATGTAGATGATGTAATTTGCTGAGACAATAAATGTCAACTTTCAGATGTTCCTAACCTCAAAGTCGtggaaacactttaatctcGTATACAATGCATGACTCTTatcgttgatttttttttttaattaaattttttttcagaacaatcAGAGGAGGAGTCAATTCTTGTGGTCAGCATTTGGTTGAAATTGAGTGAAATTATGAGTAGCCCACCCATTCACCTAACAACGCCTCCCCTTCTCCCGCCCTCACTCACTTCACCTCTCTATTGACTGGCTGCTGTGCATCATACTGGAGACCCCGTTGAGAGGATCTTTTCTCTCTATAAAGAGAAGATTCAGCCCAGGCGCATTTGAGATGATCGCAAGGATTACCGGCGCGCCTCCTTGCCTCTAACAGACTGACATTCTTCAGCACCAAATCACCTGGACTTGTTAGTGTACAAGTATCATATGCCTATAGTGGACTGAAACACATTTGAATGACACCGGATTCCCACAGTACCTGAGTCATCCGACACCCGATGTGAGCGTGCGTTTCGCTCTCCGAGCTGCGGGACAGACTTTGCGCGTCGACGCATCAAACGCAGATTGGTCACAAGTGCGTGGAGAGAAGGAGCGTGAGGACAGATGGCTGCTCTGGCTATTCAGAGGACTGACAACTTTTTGCACACCTTTCTACAGGTTGgttgctttattttcttttttaattgatttttttttttttttttgggacttAGCGCGCGGAGTAATTTGTGATCGTTCAGCCAAACTTCGTGTGGAATTCTTCACGTGGAAGATTAGTGAATGTAATTTAACTTTTTGCAGTTGTTGATATGATATGCAAACTAACGGTAAATTTTAAAGTATATTTAAACAAATCGGGTAATTTAATGCTAAGAAACAAGTAATTATTTTCAGACTTTTTTGCGTTTCATtaaattctctttttttctattaCTCTTGAGGTAATGAACTAAAACCAAGAACATTTAGTcatcaaatgtgtttgtgtatcgCCTCAGGACCGGACCCCCAGCTCCTCTCCAGAGGGAGCCCCCAACGCCCTCTCTTTCCTGGCCACCACCTGTAGTCAGGCCTGGCAGGTTGGAGGAACTATGGGCTCAGAAGGCTCCCAGTTCCCCTATGAGGGCACCGTCAGCTCCACGTCAGGAATGTTTCAGCTCTGGAGCAATGATATGGCACCGAGCACAGCCCTCAGCACGCATCAGATGACCTTCACCGTGCCTAAGGTGCAGTTCCCTGGACACATGCAGTCTGGCTTgggtcaccatcatcatcatcacccccatcaccaccatcaccaccaccaccacgagCTGCCTCTCACTCCGCCTGCCGAAACTCCTTCATCCTACTCTTTTGAACTCTCTCCGGTCAAGGTGCTGTCCTCACAGCCTCAGGCCAACGGTTCCTACTATTCTCAGCACAATAATGTGGGACAAAACTTTCCCAGCTTCCTTCAGAGCTCCACGGCCAGGCATCACCTACCTACAGGCCACGTGGAGGACGGGCAGCAATGGTGGAGCCTACCCCAAACCAACGCCACCCCTTCCAACCACCCGTTCTCCCTAAGCAGGCAGCTTGTTCTGGGGCACCAACCACAGATAGCTGCTCTTCTCCAGGGCACCTCCAAGGGCCTGCTGAGCTCCACACGCCGCTGTCGACGCTGCAAATGCCCTAACTGTCAGGCGAACGGTGGAGGGTTGGAGTTGGGAAAGAAGAGATTGCATATATGCCACATCCCAGAATGTGGCAAAGTTTACAAGAAGACCTCTCACCTCAAGGCACATTTGCGGTGGCATGCAGGGGAGAGGCCCTTCATCTGTAACTGGCTCTTCTGCGGTAAAAGTTTCACTCGTTCAGATGAGCTGCAGCGGCACCTCCGTACGCACACCGGAGAGAAGCGCTTTGGGTGCCAGCAGTGTGGGAAGAGGTTCATGAGGAGTGACCACCTCTCCAAACACGTGaagactcatcagaccagaaAGAGCCGATCTGGGCAGCCATCACAAAGCATGGATTCACTGCTGACCAGCATCAAAAGAGAGTAACGTCTGTGATCCGCTACTGAAAAGCAATCAATGGACAGACTGCGTTACGTACACAAGCAACCGAAGGTTTGCACTAAAGGATATGAAGCTCCCACAGATATGTTGTCAAAGCCCTACTTTTAAGGTTAAAGTTTACTTTATATTTAGAATATATTTACTATCTGTGTTCAAATTGTGTGTTATTTGAGACAAGGCACCTTTAAGAATACTTGAAAGTTTTTTTGGTGACGTTGTG is a genomic window of Antennarius striatus isolate MH-2024 chromosome 2, ASM4005453v1, whole genome shotgun sequence containing:
- the sp5l gene encoding sp5 transcription factor-like produces the protein MAALAIQRTDNFLHTFLQDRTPSSSPEGAPNALSFLATTCSQAWQVGGTMGSEGSQFPYEGTVSSTSGMFQLWSNDMAPSTALSTHQMTFTVPKVQFPGHMQSGLGHHHHHHPHHHHHHHHHELPLTPPAETPSSYSFELSPVKVLSSQPQANGSYYSQHNNVGQNFPSFLQSSTARHHLPTGHVEDGQQWWSLPQTNATPSNHPFSLSRQLVLGHQPQIAALLQGTSKGLLSSTRRCRRCKCPNCQANGGGLELGKKRLHICHIPECGKVYKKTSHLKAHLRWHAGERPFICNWLFCGKSFTRSDELQRHLRTHTGEKRFGCQQCGKRFMRSDHLSKHVKTHQTRKSRSGQPSQSMDSLLTSIKRE